In the genome of Bacillus sp. S3, one region contains:
- a CDS encoding S1C family serine protease: MKKRALFTIPLSLLLIAVIVTSFFLMNIKPAEGKIAQAQKLAEYTKPAVVRIVDYAVVGWQFNNPDDPEVMAVLDQLGYQSVVGGSGSGAIISSDGYIVTNAHVVEATQMKDEDIANAAFQQLVGIVADYFKVDYETAYQYMLAYTQYTGIQKVLKVILPGGDVLDGEVKSYGAPVNEGKDVAVLKIEGKNLPTLQLGNSDDIQNQDNIWVSGYPAAADSDLLSPDSSLVSSMNAGQISATSKKTEQGSPVIQINAAATHGNSGGPVINENGEIIGLLTFRGDTVNGQEVQGFNFAVPVNTVKEFVNQAGVRDFKSETDRLYQEGLDLYWGGYYKHALEKFEAVQRIYPNHSEIKQYIANSEKKMSSSKTLWSDYTTIFYIVDGVSGLLILVLLLFTFAFKPKKPAVAVAAPAATPINPAPVAPAPPPPAAPENTLADLNKDGKIDVQDILLALQEHQKKQKKDDDSGNGA, encoded by the coding sequence TTGAAGAAAAGGGCTCTTTTTACCATACCACTTAGCTTGTTACTCATTGCTGTAATTGTTACCTCCTTCTTCCTCATGAATATCAAACCAGCAGAAGGCAAAATAGCTCAAGCACAAAAACTGGCCGAGTACACAAAGCCGGCAGTTGTTCGAATCGTTGATTACGCTGTTGTCGGATGGCAGTTTAATAACCCAGATGATCCCGAAGTCATGGCTGTGTTGGATCAACTGGGCTACCAATCAGTTGTTGGCGGCTCCGGTTCTGGTGCGATTATTAGTTCAGATGGCTACATTGTCACTAATGCCCATGTGGTCGAAGCAACGCAAATGAAAGACGAGGACATTGCCAATGCGGCATTTCAACAGCTCGTCGGTATAGTAGCTGACTACTTTAAAGTTGACTATGAAACAGCATACCAGTACATGCTTGCCTACACCCAATACACGGGGATTCAAAAGGTATTGAAGGTTATTTTACCTGGCGGAGATGTCCTCGATGGCGAGGTTAAAAGCTATGGTGCCCCTGTCAATGAGGGGAAGGATGTTGCTGTATTAAAAATTGAAGGGAAAAACCTGCCTACTTTACAGCTTGGCAATTCCGATGACATTCAGAACCAGGATAATATTTGGGTAAGCGGCTACCCTGCTGCAGCCGATTCTGATCTTTTGTCACCAGATTCATCATTGGTTTCATCAATGAATGCCGGTCAAATTTCAGCTACTTCGAAAAAGACAGAACAAGGAAGCCCTGTTATTCAAATTAACGCAGCCGCCACACATGGTAATAGCGGCGGGCCTGTTATAAATGAAAATGGCGAGATTATTGGATTGCTCACCTTTAGAGGCGACACAGTGAATGGCCAAGAGGTGCAAGGCTTTAATTTTGCCGTGCCAGTGAATACGGTGAAGGAATTTGTCAACCAAGCAGGTGTCAGGGATTTCAAGAGTGAAACAGATAGGCTTTATCAAGAAGGACTGGATTTGTATTGGGGCGGCTACTATAAGCACGCATTAGAAAAGTTTGAAGCGGTCCAGCGTATCTATCCAAATCATTCGGAAATCAAGCAATATATCGCCAATTCTGAGAAAAAGATGAGCAGCAGTAAGACTTTATGGTCCGATTATACGACGATCTTCTATATCGTCGATGGTGTTTCAGGATTACTCATTCTTGTGTTGCTTTTGTTTACCTTTGCCTTTAAGCCGAAAAAACCGGCTGTCGCTGTGGCAGCACCTGCCGCTACGCCTATCAATCCGGCACCAGTGGCGCCTGCACCACCGCCACCAGCTGCACCTGAAAACACATTGGCTGACCTAAACAAAGATGGCAAAATCGACGTCCAAGACATCCTCCTCGCCCTCCAAGAGCACCAGAAAAAACAAAAGAAAGACGACGATAGTGGAAATGGTGCCTGA
- a CDS encoding LytR family transcriptional regulator has product MKSHKRKSSKWVKVTGIILLLLFITVGVYAYTVYSSLKNAVVTMHQPIEREVSVKRETPVVFKEKDPFSVLMLGVDEREGDKGRSDTIIVLTVNPNNNSVKMLSIPRDTRTEIIGKGTEDKINHAYAFGGVPMAMDTVEHFLDIPIDYYMQINMEGFKDIVDAVGGVKVQNDLDFSQDHFHFAKGEITLNGEQALSFSRMRYEDPRGDFGRQSRQRQIIQAVIDKGVSLSSLTNFSDFFTAIGKNIKTNLTFEQMTDIQKNYRDAGKNIQQMEINETGTMINKIYYGVVAAEEKQRIQTELKKQLELQ; this is encoded by the coding sequence ATGAAGTCTCACAAGCGGAAAAGCAGTAAATGGGTAAAGGTTACGGGAATTATTCTTTTACTACTGTTTATCACTGTAGGAGTTTATGCCTACACCGTTTATTCATCCTTAAAAAATGCCGTAGTAACGATGCACCAGCCGATTGAAAGAGAGGTATCTGTCAAACGGGAAACACCCGTGGTCTTTAAAGAAAAAGACCCCTTTTCTGTTTTAATGCTTGGTGTTGATGAGCGGGAAGGCGATAAGGGGCGATCTGACACGATTATTGTCTTAACGGTAAATCCAAACAACAATTCCGTGAAAATGCTCAGCATCCCCCGTGACACTCGCACCGAAATTATCGGAAAGGGCACGGAGGATAAGATTAATCATGCCTATGCTTTCGGCGGGGTGCCAATGGCGATGGACACCGTTGAACATTTCCTCGATATCCCAATCGACTATTATATGCAAATTAATATGGAAGGATTTAAGGATATTGTCGATGCCGTTGGCGGTGTAAAGGTCCAAAATGACTTGGATTTTTCCCAGGATCATTTCCACTTTGCAAAGGGAGAAATCACGCTTAACGGAGAGCAGGCGCTTAGTTTTTCCAGAATGCGCTATGAAGACCCACGGGGCGACTTCGGCCGTCAATCCAGACAGCGGCAAATCATCCAGGCGGTCATAGATAAAGGTGTAAGTTTATCAAGCTTAACGAATTTTTCTGACTTCTTCACTGCCATTGGAAAAAATATAAAAACAAATTTGACCTTTGAACAAATGACAGATATCCAAAAAAACTATCGAGATGCCGGAAAAAATATTCAGCAAATGGAAATCAATGAAACGGGCACCATGATCAATAAGATCTACTATGGCGTAGTTGCAGCAGAAGAAAAGCAGCGAATTCAGACTGAACTAAAGAAACAACTGGAATTACAATGA
- the zupT gene encoding zinc transporter ZupT, translating into MTENLLLAFGLTLFAGLATGIGSILAFFTSHTNTKFLSVTLGFSAGVMIYVSMVEIFVKAKIALVDALGNGPGNWLTVGGFFGGMLLIASIDKFIPKQSNPHELKTVEDMQVPGSKGTHPDLLKMGTFTALAIGIHNFPEGIATFTSALQDPALGIAIAVAIAIHNIPEGIAVSVPVYFATGDKKRAFKLSFLSGLSEPIGALVAYLFLMPFLNDIMFGVIFAAVAGIMVFISLDELLPAAKRYDEAHLSIYGLIGGMAVMALSLLLFI; encoded by the coding sequence GTGACTGAAAATCTGTTATTAGCCTTCGGATTAACATTATTTGCAGGCCTTGCAACTGGAATTGGCAGCATTCTTGCCTTTTTCACTTCACATACCAACACCAAATTTTTATCGGTAACCCTTGGATTCTCCGCTGGGGTAATGATTTATGTATCTATGGTTGAAATCTTTGTTAAGGCAAAAATAGCACTCGTTGACGCACTGGGAAATGGACCTGGTAACTGGTTAACCGTCGGGGGTTTTTTTGGCGGCATGCTCTTGATTGCCAGCATTGACAAATTTATTCCAAAACAAAGTAATCCCCATGAACTAAAAACAGTGGAAGACATGCAGGTTCCCGGCAGTAAAGGCACACATCCTGATTTATTAAAAATGGGGACCTTTACAGCGCTGGCAATCGGAATTCATAACTTTCCTGAGGGGATTGCAACCTTCACCTCGGCACTGCAAGACCCGGCACTTGGAATTGCCATTGCAGTGGCAATTGCCATCCACAATATTCCAGAAGGGATTGCCGTTTCCGTCCCAGTCTATTTCGCAACAGGTGACAAGAAAAGAGCCTTCAAGCTTTCTTTCTTATCCGGTTTATCGGAACCTATTGGCGCATTGGTCGCTTACCTCTTCCTTATGCCATTTCTGAATGACATCATGTTTGGAGTAATATTCGCAGCTGTGGCGGGCATTATGGTATTTATCTCCCTTGATGAATTACTGCCCGCAGCCAAAAGATACGATGAGGCCCACTTATCCATCTATGGATTGATTGGCGGCATGGCTGTAATGGCCCTTAGCTTACTTTTGTTTATTTAA
- a CDS encoding glycerol-3-phosphate acyltransferase — MIWLYFVLSYLIGNIMFGYLVTKALYRKDIRLHGSGNVGARNAGRLHGKKAFVAIFLGDALKGAAVIWIARSLHFHEHVQLLGLGMVILGHIKPAVLKFKGGKGISTFIGGMVCFEPLIIPVILLAFFALYPFIKSFTISGLGAFLAIPVFLFFKQYNGITCLIELAITGVIFLAHSENIKERLNNRGQ; from the coding sequence GTGATATGGCTGTATTTTGTTCTATCCTATTTGATTGGTAATATCATGTTTGGCTACTTGGTTACAAAAGCCCTCTATCGCAAGGATATTCGTCTTCATGGGAGCGGGAATGTCGGAGCCCGGAATGCCGGCCGTCTTCATGGAAAGAAGGCGTTTGTCGCTATTTTTCTGGGCGATGCTTTAAAAGGTGCTGCCGTCATTTGGATCGCCCGCTCCCTTCATTTTCATGAACATGTTCAATTGCTTGGCCTGGGGATGGTGATACTTGGCCATATTAAGCCTGCCGTATTGAAATTCAAGGGCGGGAAAGGAATCTCCACTTTTATTGGAGGAATGGTTTGTTTCGAACCACTGATAATTCCTGTCATCCTGCTGGCATTTTTCGCCCTTTATCCCTTTATCAAAAGTTTTACCATTTCCGGGTTAGGGGCATTCCTTGCCATTCCTGTCTTTCTATTTTTCAAGCAATATAATGGGATAACCTGTCTTATTGAACTTGCCATTACCGGCGTCATTTTTCTAGCACATTCTGAAAATATCAAAGAAAGGTTGAATAACCGTGGACAATAA
- a CDS encoding aminotransferase class V-fold PLP-dependent enzyme, whose protein sequence is MDNNQSYFFKIATSHQEFERIHQLNYQTFSEEIPQHKKNEQKQLVDPFHHENTYIICIKGDELVGMVAVRSQRPFSLDRKIGAVEDSLPFKVNQPCEVRLLAVKKEYRNGRVFAGLAQFLATYCLEKGYDLAVISGTVRQLKLYNQMGFQPFARLTGTEEARFQPMYLTKATFDASFAGRILRPTVPFLPGPVQIPEKVRTALMGSPYSHRSDVFREKLDRVRSIFRRLTNCEHVQILAGTGSLANEVVAAQLSLLNGRGLILANGEFGCRLVDQARRQGLNFDVLEKDWGHAFSKEEIAAKVSNESTWIWAVHSETSTGMLNDLTVLKGIAEEYSLKLCLDCISSIGAVELNLSGVFLATGVSGKALRAYTGLSFVFHHHEVAPSPVLPKYIDLGVYMLKDSIPFSHSTNLVEALLVALENITDETYREIAEAHQWLKNKLKSYGFQLISNDEHRSPMILTIELPETVSSYEIGKLLYYNGYLLHFESEYLRQRNWIQIACIGHDSTSTLEKMITLFHRIFTYESKLHQLQPQRY, encoded by the coding sequence GTGGACAATAATCAGTCGTATTTTTTTAAAATTGCAACCAGCCATCAAGAATTTGAACGCATTCATCAGTTAAACTATCAAACTTTTTCAGAAGAAATTCCCCAGCATAAAAAAAATGAACAAAAACAATTAGTGGATCCTTTCCATCATGAAAATACATATATTATTTGCATCAAAGGTGATGAGCTTGTCGGAATGGTTGCCGTCCGCAGCCAGCGTCCGTTTTCACTCGATCGGAAAATAGGTGCCGTTGAAGATTCATTGCCTTTTAAAGTCAATCAGCCCTGTGAGGTTCGGCTTCTGGCGGTCAAAAAGGAATACCGAAATGGCCGCGTCTTTGCCGGGCTTGCGCAATTTTTAGCAACATATTGTTTAGAAAAGGGATATGATCTTGCTGTGATCTCAGGCACGGTCCGTCAATTAAAGCTTTATAACCAAATGGGATTCCAGCCATTTGCCCGGCTTACCGGAACAGAAGAAGCCCGTTTCCAACCAATGTATTTAACGAAAGCAACGTTTGACGCATCGTTTGCTGGCAGAATTCTCAGGCCAACTGTCCCGTTTTTACCAGGTCCGGTCCAAATCCCTGAAAAAGTCCGGACAGCACTAATGGGCAGCCCCTACTCCCATCGTTCAGATGTTTTTCGTGAAAAGCTAGACAGGGTCAGAAGCATCTTTCGCCGCTTAACGAACTGTGAACATGTTCAAATCTTAGCTGGGACGGGTTCACTGGCCAATGAGGTCGTAGCTGCTCAGCTTTCATTATTGAACGGAAGAGGATTGATTTTAGCGAATGGAGAGTTTGGCTGCCGCTTAGTGGACCAAGCACGGCGGCAGGGACTAAACTTTGATGTGTTGGAAAAAGATTGGGGTCACGCTTTTTCCAAGGAAGAAATTGCTGCGAAAGTATCCAATGAGTCGACATGGATTTGGGCTGTCCATAGTGAGACGTCAACTGGCATGTTAAATGACTTGACGGTTCTTAAGGGGATTGCGGAAGAGTACAGCCTGAAGCTTTGTCTTGATTGCATCAGTTCCATTGGTGCTGTGGAATTGAATTTATCGGGGGTTTTTCTTGCAACAGGTGTTAGCGGGAAAGCGTTGCGTGCCTATACCGGGCTGTCCTTTGTTTTTCATCACCACGAGGTTGCACCCTCGCCGGTGCTTCCGAAATACATTGATTTAGGTGTCTACATGCTAAAGGACAGCATCCCGTTTTCTCATTCAACTAACTTAGTGGAAGCGCTGCTTGTGGCATTGGAGAATATTACTGACGAAACTTACCGAGAGATTGCCGAAGCGCATCAGTGGTTGAAAAATAAGCTAAAAAGTTACGGCTTTCAGTTGATATCAAACGACGAGCATCGTTCTCCGATGATCTTAACCATTGAGCTCCCGGAAACTGTCTCCTCTTATGAAATCGGGAAGCTTCTTTATTACAATGGATACCTATTACATTTTGAGAGCGAATACTTAAGGCAGCGAAACTGGATTCAAATTGCCTGCATCGGGCATGATTCCACATCGACCTTAGAAAAGATGATCACGCTATTTCACCGAATATTCACATACGAATCAAAGCTGCATCAATTGCAGCCCCAACGTTACTAA
- a CDS encoding YifB family Mg chelatase-like AAA ATPase, with product MWARVTSIGLKGMEGYRVNVEVGTYVGNDDSFKIVGLPDAAVKESRERIIAALSSLGYVLSGNKIIINLSPADQKKMGPMFDFSMAIGLLLSLHELEASIPDDTGFLGALSLDGSVQPVEGLLPAVLAAKRQGIRRLYIPLDEHLPELDFEGLEIIYITSLKDVIGHLGGQWVPPVHETMENEGAISENRYLDFQQIFGHGDAKHALEIAAAGEHHVLMTGPPGCGKSLLAESFPSILPFLSKEAWLEVLSLYQLSRSTYSQSHLPPYRCPHHSASGVAIIGGGQYPKPGEISLAHRGVLFLDEIGEFPRKTLDMLRQPLENGSITISRTHASISYPASFLLIAAMNPCPCGYAGSNAHYCTCSTKQILTYQNRLSGPLRDRFDINLTLRPVYLNAAKGGIHEQEEPSKIVQERARQARERQYDRYGGEICNGRVLYDILLRASPLTVTQQSNLQKQAINENWSNRTQIKIIRLARTISDLQGTPAITDRSINEAIKLNTV from the coding sequence ATGTGGGCTCGAGTAACGAGTATCGGCCTTAAGGGGATGGAAGGATACCGGGTGAATGTGGAGGTTGGGACATATGTCGGTAATGATGACTCATTTAAAATTGTTGGACTGCCGGACGCTGCTGTAAAAGAGTCGAGGGAGAGAATTATTGCGGCCCTCAGTTCGTTAGGCTACGTGCTATCCGGTAACAAAATTATCATTAATCTTTCGCCGGCCGATCAGAAGAAAATGGGGCCGATGTTTGATTTTTCGATGGCGATTGGGCTGCTGCTGAGCTTGCATGAGCTGGAAGCGTCGATACCAGATGATACTGGTTTCCTCGGGGCGCTTTCCTTGGACGGTTCAGTTCAGCCAGTTGAGGGACTGCTGCCTGCTGTACTTGCAGCAAAGAGGCAAGGGATTCGAAGACTTTATATCCCGTTAGATGAACATCTGCCGGAACTTGATTTTGAAGGGTTAGAAATTATTTATATTACTTCATTAAAAGATGTCATCGGCCATCTTGGGGGTCAATGGGTCCCGCCTGTACATGAAACGATGGAAAACGAGGGAGCCATCAGTGAGAATCGTTATTTAGATTTTCAGCAAATTTTCGGGCATGGAGATGCCAAACACGCACTTGAGATAGCTGCAGCCGGGGAACATCATGTATTGATGACAGGGCCGCCTGGATGTGGAAAAAGCTTGCTGGCTGAAAGCTTCCCGTCTATTTTGCCATTCTTATCAAAAGAAGCCTGGCTCGAGGTACTTAGCCTGTATCAATTAAGTCGAAGCACATACTCACAGAGTCATCTGCCTCCCTATCGGTGTCCTCATCATTCCGCTTCAGGGGTAGCTATCATCGGCGGCGGTCAATACCCAAAGCCGGGTGAAATATCGCTTGCCCATCGGGGTGTTTTATTTCTTGATGAAATTGGGGAGTTTCCAAGGAAAACACTGGATATGCTGCGGCAGCCACTCGAAAACGGGTCGATAACGATTAGCCGCACACATGCCTCAATCTCCTATCCCGCTTCTTTTCTATTAATAGCTGCCATGAATCCTTGTCCATGTGGATATGCCGGCTCGAATGCTCATTATTGTACCTGCTCGACAAAACAAATCCTCACCTATCAAAATAGGCTCTCGGGTCCACTAAGGGATCGGTTTGATATTAATCTTACATTAAGACCAGTTTATTTAAATGCTGCAAAAGGAGGGATTCATGAGCAGGAGGAACCGTCAAAAATTGTACAGGAAAGAGCGCGGCAGGCTAGGGAAAGGCAATATGACCGCTATGGCGGGGAGATTTGCAATGGTCGAGTACTTTATGATATCCTTCTGCGAGCAAGTCCCCTAACAGTCACACAACAATCAAATCTGCAAAAGCAAGCCATCAATGAAAACTGGAGCAACCGGACCCAAATCAAAATCATCCGCCTCGCCCGCACCATCTCAGACCTCCAAGGAACCCCGGCCATCACCGACCGAAGCATTAACGAGGCGATAAAGTTGAATACAGTGTAA
- a CDS encoding transposase, with protein MARRIRLWFEGAKYHVTSRGIRKSSLFFEDKDFGRYLAYIEETRERHPFHLHSYCLMSNHTHLQIETLDTPLSSIMKHLNTKYAKYINQKYDFSGHVFEKRYGAELLNSREYEIDVSKYIHLNPVEAGMVTAPEDYPWSSCRAFLYGEAEANPHIDPKPILSYFPDPQPYYYHQYLKSRGTDKFFWEDGKITKREGEWFPCGLE; from the coding sequence TTGGCCCGTAGGATTCGCTTATGGTTTGAAGGTGCGAAGTATCATGTGACCAGCAGAGGTATTCGGAAGAGTTCGTTATTTTTTGAGGATAAGGATTTTGGAAGGTATTTGGCTTACATAGAAGAAACGAGGGAGCGGCACCCCTTTCATCTCCATTCTTACTGCTTAATGAGTAATCATACCCATCTCCAGATTGAAACGCTTGACACCCCGCTCAGCAGCATCATGAAACATCTCAATACGAAATACGCAAAATATATTAACCAAAAGTATGATTTTTCCGGCCACGTGTTTGAAAAGCGCTATGGTGCCGAGCTCCTCAACTCTCGTGAATATGAGATTGATGTCAGTAAATATATTCATCTAAACCCGGTAGAAGCCGGGATGGTGACGGCGCCTGAGGATTATCCCTGGAGCAGCTGCCGTGCCTTTCTCTACGGTGAAGCTGAAGCAAACCCTCATATTGACCCCAAACCAATTCTTTCTTATTTCCCTGATCCGCAACCCTATTATTATCATCAATATTTGAAATCCCGAGGAACGGACAAGTTTTTTTGGGAAGATGGAAAAATTACCAAACGGGAAGGGGAGTGGTTTCCATGTGGGCTCGAGTAA
- a CDS encoding ferritin-like domain-containing protein produces the protein MYPYTNYHDALYRQSNTLIQDIEKAINGEYSAIDCYARLANLAPHKKERERILEIRQDEIKHYQQFVQIYRGLTGMPPQPKMNEGCPGVYLQGLEFALEDEQKTVDFYLEISDASKDSFIKEVFRRAAADEQNHAVWFLYYFAKAKK, from the coding sequence ATGTATCCTTATACAAATTACCATGATGCCTTATATCGGCAATCTAATACATTGATTCAGGATATTGAAAAAGCTATTAATGGTGAATATAGTGCTATTGATTGTTATGCGAGGCTGGCCAATTTAGCACCGCATAAGAAGGAAAGGGAGCGAATCCTTGAGATTCGACAGGATGAAATAAAACATTATCAGCAATTTGTTCAAATTTATCGTGGCCTAACTGGAATGCCTCCTCAGCCCAAAATGAATGAGGGGTGTCCGGGGGTATATTTACAGGGATTGGAATTTGCCTTAGAGGATGAGCAAAAAACAGTGGATTTTTACTTAGAAATTTCGGATGCTTCGAAAGATTCCTTCATTAAAGAGGTTTTCAGGAGGGCAGCTGCAGACGAGCAAAATCACGCTGTGTGGTTTCTGTATTATTTTGCAAAAGCGAAGAAGTGA
- a CDS encoding N-acetylmuramoyl-L-alanine amidase: MKRKLIILSIFALLLSMGLGNSPSYAVNWGWSKENGKWYFYQNNTAATGWVYSGNKWYYMDAKGVMLTGWLKSEGKWYYLQGDGAMKTGWLYTGGKWYFLQANGEMKTGWLNIGEKWYFLQDDGAMKTGWLKLDNVWYYLKSSGERATGLLSLAAELFYFNSSGVMLENQWQEVGGKKYYFKSDGYAALGPVDIGEKKYLFNTNGALISGWGLSGGKWYYSDQEGIVQTGWLAENGRKYYLNQNGTMQTGWYEEQGKKYFFNNSGALTTGIAVVGGKGYYFDQDGVLFIGDWLTVNSKKYYANETGQLQQGWFKLNNIWYYAASDFSLQTNWLLTGGNWYFLNSQGEMQTGWFQDNKGRYYLNSSGAMQTGWLKLDGKWHFFNQSGALQIGWFKVNNYWYYSDSDGIMLTGWITVGSVDYFLDANGAWNPYAHSKDSTTKTIVLDAGHGGYDGGASAAGIFEKNINLQVTLKFADLLKNNGYTVYLTRSTDEFVSLDGRVELSNSIKPDAFISIHVNSSTSSGAQGIETYHNSADGVMSAESKRLASFLQDEIIKTTGAVSRGIKDESFRVIRGNQTPAVLVEIGFISNDKERANLVNDSYQNKLCSGLLNGVMKFFQ; encoded by the coding sequence TTGAAAAGGAAACTCATCATTTTATCAATTTTCGCATTGCTTTTATCAATGGGATTAGGAAATTCACCTTCCTATGCTGTCAATTGGGGCTGGTCAAAAGAAAACGGTAAGTGGTATTTCTACCAAAACAATACAGCAGCAACGGGATGGGTCTATAGCGGGAATAAATGGTATTACATGGACGCAAAAGGAGTCATGCTGACAGGCTGGCTAAAATCTGAAGGAAAATGGTATTATCTGCAAGGCGATGGGGCGATGAAAACCGGCTGGCTGTATACCGGCGGTAAGTGGTATTTTCTCCAGGCAAACGGAGAAATGAAAACCGGCTGGTTGAATATCGGGGAGAAATGGTATTTTCTCCAGGACGATGGGGCCATGAAAACCGGCTGGCTCAAATTGGATAACGTCTGGTATTATCTCAAGTCAAGCGGGGAACGAGCCACAGGGCTTTTAAGTCTAGCGGCGGAACTTTTCTATTTTAATAGTTCAGGAGTTATGCTCGAGAACCAGTGGCAGGAAGTCGGCGGCAAAAAATATTACTTTAAGAGTGATGGCTATGCTGCATTAGGCCCTGTAGATATTGGTGAGAAGAAATATCTTTTTAATACTAATGGCGCATTAATTTCCGGATGGGGATTAAGCGGCGGCAAGTGGTACTATTCCGACCAAGAAGGCATCGTTCAAACCGGCTGGCTGGCCGAGAACGGTAGAAAATATTATTTAAACCAAAATGGGACCATGCAAACAGGCTGGTATGAAGAGCAAGGAAAAAAGTACTTTTTTAATAATAGCGGGGCATTAACAACCGGAATCGCCGTAGTAGGCGGTAAGGGCTACTATTTTGATCAGGACGGTGTCCTTTTTATCGGTGATTGGCTTACGGTCAATTCGAAAAAATATTACGCAAATGAGACAGGACAGCTTCAACAGGGCTGGTTCAAACTAAATAACATTTGGTATTATGCTGCCTCCGATTTTTCGCTCCAGACAAACTGGTTGTTAACCGGTGGGAATTGGTACTTTTTAAATTCACAAGGGGAAATGCAAACAGGCTGGTTTCAAGATAACAAAGGACGGTATTATTTAAATTCAAGCGGGGCCATGCAGACTGGATGGCTCAAATTGGATGGAAAATGGCATTTCTTTAACCAATCCGGTGCATTACAAATTGGCTGGTTTAAAGTGAATAACTATTGGTATTATTCCGATTCCGACGGGATCATGCTGACTGGCTGGATTACGGTTGGCAGTGTGGATTACTTTTTAGATGCCAATGGCGCATGGAATCCTTATGCTCATTCGAAGGATTCGACAACCAAAACAATTGTCTTGGATGCCGGGCATGGCGGCTATGATGGCGGCGCCAGTGCGGCCGGTATTTTTGAAAAGAACATCAACCTACAGGTCACCTTAAAATTTGCTGATCTCTTAAAAAATAACGGCTACACCGTCTATTTAACGAGAAGCACTGATGAATTTGTTTCATTGGACGGGCGTGTAGAGTTATCGAATTCGATCAAACCGGATGCATTTATCAGTATTCACGTGAATTCGTCTACTAGCAGCGGGGCGCAGGGAATTGAAACCTATCATAATTCAGCAGATGGGGTCATGTCTGCGGAAAGCAAGCGGCTCGCTTCCTTCCTTCAGGATGAAATTATTAAAACAACCGGGGCGGTCTCAAGGGGTATAAAGGATGAGAGCTTTAGAGTTATCCGGGGCAATCAAACCCCCGCCGTCCTAGTCGAAATCGGCTTCATTTCAAATGACAAAGAGCGGGCAAATCTTGTTAATGACAGCTATCAAAATAAACTCTGTTCGGGGCTGCTTAACGGGGTCATGAAATTTTTTCAGTAA
- the galU gene encoding UTP--glucose-1-phosphate uridylyltransferase GalU, translating to MKKVRKAIIPAAGLGTRFLPATKAMPKEMLPIVDKPTIQYIVEEAIAAGIEDIIIVTGKGKRAIEDHFDFAPELEKNLLEKEKWDLLNKVNYTSNLADIHYIRQKEPKGLGHAVWCARNFIGDEPFAVLLGDDIVQSDTPCLKQLIDQYEATFSSIIGVQHVPENETHRYGIVDPLAQEGRRYQVKNFVEKPKPGTAPSNLAIMGRYILTPEIFMFLDQQEEGAGGEIQLTDAIQKLNQIQRVFAYNFEGKRFDVGEKIGFVKTTIEVALQQEGIHDELLQFLKELIAAEEEGNKKPNSTKEKTENNTQQV from the coding sequence GTGAAAAAGGTTCGTAAAGCAATTATCCCAGCTGCTGGATTAGGTACACGTTTCTTACCAGCAACCAAAGCAATGCCAAAAGAAATGCTTCCGATTGTGGATAAGCCAACGATTCAATATATTGTTGAGGAAGCAATTGCTGCTGGAATCGAAGATATTATTATCGTAACAGGTAAAGGAAAACGGGCAATTGAGGATCATTTTGATTTTGCTCCTGAGCTTGAGAAGAACTTGCTTGAAAAAGAAAAGTGGGATCTCTTAAATAAGGTAAACTACACCTCCAATCTTGCTGATATCCATTATATCCGTCAGAAAGAGCCGAAAGGACTGGGGCATGCAGTGTGGTGCGCGCGGAATTTTATTGGCGACGAGCCATTTGCCGTGCTGTTGGGTGATGATATTGTCCAAAGTGATACCCCATGTTTAAAGCAATTGATTGACCAGTATGAAGCGACCTTCTCGTCGATTATTGGGGTACAGCATGTTCCGGAAAATGAAACACACCGGTACGGGATTGTCGATCCGCTTGCGCAGGAAGGCAGACGTTATCAAGTCAAAAACTTTGTTGAAAAGCCAAAGCCTGGAACAGCTCCATCTAACTTGGCGATTATGGGAAGATATATCCTAACTCCTGAAATATTTATGTTCCTAGACCAGCAGGAGGAAGGGGCTGGCGGTGAAATCCAGTTAACGGATGCCATCCAAAAGCTAAATCAAATCCAGCGCGTCTTTGCTTATAACTTCGAAGGAAAGCGGTTCGATGTCGGTGAAAAAATTGGCTTCGTCAAAACAACAATCGAAGTAGCCCTCCAGCAAGAAGGCATTCATGATGAGCTGCTGCAATTCCTAAAAGAACTCATCGCCGCAGAGGAAGAAGGAAATAAAAAACCAAACAGCACCAAAGAAAAAACGGAAAACAACACCCAGCAAGTATAA